From a single Bacteroidota bacterium genomic region:
- a CDS encoding DUF2914 domain-containing protein: MKTIYALFTSALATVVITLMALILTACSNEPQLAAADEQVPVVPTTLVYSIEAPSGFDRDAIAYRKNPTDKPETFKIKGTESTFSLSEVFEETEFEDPFSLTDLNLSDHAWSSEISVSEAVTCHAVENHEAVDESSFFLAENGRVWLYSQVELPENSVGLIQHIWKLNGEEQHRVELLVKGPTYRTASYKTMNADLFGKWTVEIATENGEILEAVEFQVQ, from the coding sequence ATGAAAACGATTTACGCCCTGTTCACCTCCGCCCTTGCCACCGTCGTGATTACCTTGATGGCCCTGATCCTTACTGCCTGTAGCAATGAACCTCAATTAGCCGCTGCCGACGAACAAGTTCCTGTTGTCCCTACGACGTTGGTGTATTCGATCGAGGCACCCAGCGGATTTGACCGTGACGCCATTGCCTACCGCAAGAACCCAACCGACAAACCCGAAACATTCAAAATCAAAGGCACCGAATCTACCTTCAGCCTTTCCGAAGTTTTTGAGGAAACCGAATTCGAAGATCCGTTTTCCTTGACCGACCTGAACCTTTCTGACCATGCTTGGAGTTCGGAGATCAGTGTCTCCGAGGCTGTGACGTGCCATGCAGTTGAAAACCATGAAGCCGTTGACGAAAGCAGTTTTTTCCTTGCTGAAAACGGCCGTGTATGGCTCTATTCGCAAGTTGAGCTGCCCGAAAACAGCGTGGGTTTGATTCAGCACATCTGGAAACTCAATGGCGAGGAGCAGCACCGTGTCGAATTGCTCGTCAAAGGACCGACCTACCGCACGGCAAGCTACAAAACCATGAACGCTGACCTTTTTGGCAAATGGACCGTGGAAATCGCAACCGAAAATGGCGAAATCCTGGAAGCGGTTGAATTTCAAGTGCAATAA